The Urbifossiella limnaea genome has a window encoding:
- a CDS encoding Calx-beta domain-containing protein, translated as MRPLRTRKRLAVERLEDRTNPGAHPVATAAAAGYRVGDQIITLDTRADELVVGLPGGTAALAPLVATGGPLVGLTAARWLTPELVVLAGPADYAAKAAAIPGVTFTAPVYQNPDTGGWLVATNEVIVALAPGADPSALADPRFASWEPLPGTPDQFVVKAAAGYGPVALSLAEALHGDPRFTWAEPNFYQDFQKHFTPNDTLYASEWHLNNTGQVAGQTAGADVDAELAWDVTKGSQNVVVAVVDDGMDITHPDLAPNVFINQGEIPAAVRAALTDVDGDGIISFVDLNNAANVGAGKAVDVNGNGRIDPNDILSPTASGGWADGADGSDGNGYVDDLCGWDFTTNGTTGDLNPGADVAGDKHATSVAGVAVGVGNNNLGTTGIAFQSRILPVRIFSGNTITSDANVAAAIYYAAGRTRDGLGTFRSGDVLNNSWGGGSPVAAITAAFTWASNTAKAGKGVPTFVSSGDDFASAVSYPASLAGSLPGVIAVGASTDVETRAAYSNYGPELDFVAPSDGPNFGGVSGIVTTDRQGTSGYNTAAGLTGDYTTTFGGTSSASPLAAGIGALVLAVDPTLTAAQVRTLMRATTELIGPNVNAAGFAVGFGYGRVNANAAVRGVGVAEVQVLDDRADVPDGTGSVSLGGVPVGGVGATRTFRVRNQGTLPLTLGAVSVTGPFEVVSGLGSSTLTTGQYTTFTLRFLPTASGAATGTVTFTSNDLNEGTFDFTVSGTGLTPSLAGRVYEDWAGNGTADANDPGVAGRQVFLDLNGNGTYDATPTAVVFNSGAVNVAIPDATGAVATSTQAVSAAGLVTKATVRVSIAHTYVSDLAIELVGPGGQSVMLFSGRGAAGTNLTNTVFDDAAANPIASGSSPFTATFRPEESLAAFIGTAAGGAWTLRVRDSAAADTGTISNWTLTLTVAEPTQTTTAAGTFAFAGLPAGTYAVRTVVPGGWTVTGPAGGSYSQALSAGGSVTGLNFGAVRQNAVYGQMANDLNGNGVRDAGEPTLAGWRVFDDRNGNGTLDGGEVNALTDALGNYLLPGLAAGATTIRVERQAGYFTTIGTAGLPLTMVAGSTYHGRDFGAVFDPVVPTADIIDVTPDPRTSPVPSVAVVFSEAVTGFDLADLSLTRDGGANLLTAAQTLTTTDNVTWTLGNLAGLTAAPGTYVLTLTAAGSGVEDAAQNALAANASDSWVMLMVPAASVSDVTVGEAGGPVVFTVTLSYASPDTVLVPYSTADDTATVADGDYTATSGTLTFLPSETTKTVSVPVTNDMWDEPDETFVLNLGEPTNAVIGDGQGVATIADDDPTPALSIGGVTLAEGTGGTTALAFTVTLSAVSGRSVTVGYATADGTATAADGDYTLASGTLTFAPGETTKTVTVQVTGDARNETDETFAVNLSGATNATIGTATGTGTITDDDPLPTLSVNSVSHAEGASGGTAFVFTVTLSAVSGRTVSVSYATANGTATTADGDFVAAAGTLTFAPGETSKTVTVDATGDLRNEIDETFTVNLSGATNGTIGASSGTGTVLNDDPEPILSVDSVSAAEGGALAFTVSLSAVSGRTVTVNYATADGSATAGSDYAAASGTLTFAPGETSKTVTVSATSDNTFEPDETFTLTLSGAANAGGAAGTGTGTIANDDAIPAAALSTVAGPVAESGDSATVAVTLSNPSYLPVTVSFVLGGTATATDLVAPPASVTIPAGQLTANVVVVASTDTADEPDETVTLTIGGVVNGTAAGGPVVLTIADDDLPVAAPAGFDLFEDVPFTTPASLLATANAQPGSVVELVGAAPAGGMLNLAPAGTFTFAPAANANGTVGFSYRVRNPAGEVSAPAAVALRVAAVNDPPAFTPGPDQADPRRGGPQVVRGWATAISAGPPDEASQRLTFEVTTDNPGLFAVQPAIDPATGTLMYTPGTGFGTAVVTVLLRDDAGGADTSPARTFTISVLKYRDDNLPTNQDEVGRIGVGSGDSGIVAMFRGDGAAAGTLTPFTGASARVVTADVTGDGVADTITATGPGVRSRVVVIDGATGAVARTILPFEDTFTGGLFVSAADVDGDGKAEIAVSPDTGGGGRVTVFGAAGVVADFFGIDDRNFRGGARVTFGDVNGDGTPDLVVVAGFGGGPRTAIYDGVTLRGGPSRLVSDFFAFPGTDAVNLRNGVFVAAGDVDGDGFADLAFGGGPGGAPRVFVLSGALVSAGRVDAAHAAPVANFFVAGNTSDRGGVRLAVKDADGDDRADVVAGSGEGSAARVRVYAGSGFGGGGEPGGFFDLEPFGGSVLASGVYVG; from the coding sequence ATGCGCCCGCTCCGGACTCGTAAGCGGTTGGCCGTCGAGCGGCTCGAAGACCGCACCAATCCGGGCGCCCACCCCGTCGCCACGGCCGCGGCAGCAGGCTACCGCGTCGGCGACCAGATCATCACCCTCGACACCCGCGCCGACGAGTTAGTGGTCGGCCTCCCCGGCGGCACCGCGGCGCTGGCTCCACTGGTCGCCACCGGCGGGCCTCTCGTCGGGCTGACCGCGGCGCGGTGGCTCACCCCCGAGCTCGTCGTCCTCGCCGGCCCCGCCGACTACGCCGCCAAGGCGGCCGCCATCCCCGGCGTCACCTTTACCGCGCCCGTGTACCAGAACCCCGACACCGGCGGCTGGCTCGTCGCTACGAACGAGGTGATCGTCGCCCTCGCTCCCGGCGCCGACCCGTCCGCGCTCGCCGACCCGCGCTTCGCGAGTTGGGAGCCGTTGCCCGGCACGCCCGACCAGTTTGTAGTCAAGGCCGCCGCCGGGTACGGCCCCGTGGCGCTGAGCCTGGCCGAAGCCCTGCACGGCGACCCACGCTTTACCTGGGCCGAACCGAACTTCTACCAGGACTTCCAGAAGCACTTCACGCCGAACGACACGCTCTATGCCAGCGAGTGGCACCTGAACAACACCGGGCAGGTCGCCGGGCAGACGGCCGGGGCCGACGTCGACGCCGAACTCGCCTGGGACGTCACGAAGGGGAGCCAGAACGTCGTCGTGGCGGTGGTGGACGACGGCATGGACATCACGCACCCGGACCTGGCGCCGAACGTCTTTATCAACCAGGGCGAGATCCCGGCCGCGGTCCGCGCCGCACTCACCGACGTGGACGGCGACGGGATCATCAGCTTCGTGGACCTGAACAACGCGGCGAACGTCGGCGCCGGCAAGGCCGTGGACGTGAACGGCAACGGCCGCATCGACCCGAACGACATCCTGTCGCCGACGGCATCCGGCGGGTGGGCCGACGGGGCCGACGGCAGCGACGGCAACGGGTACGTGGACGACCTGTGTGGGTGGGACTTCACCACGAACGGCACTACCGGCGACCTGAACCCTGGGGCCGATGTGGCCGGCGACAAACACGCCACGTCGGTGGCCGGGGTTGCGGTCGGGGTGGGAAACAACAACCTCGGCACCACCGGGATCGCCTTCCAGTCCCGCATCCTGCCGGTCCGCATCTTCAGCGGCAACACGATCACCTCCGACGCGAACGTGGCCGCCGCCATCTACTACGCCGCCGGGCGGACGCGGGACGGGCTCGGCACGTTTCGCTCCGGGGACGTGCTGAACAACTCGTGGGGCGGCGGCTCGCCGGTGGCCGCCATCACCGCCGCGTTCACCTGGGCGAGCAACACCGCGAAGGCCGGCAAGGGGGTGCCGACATTCGTCTCGAGCGGCGACGATTTTGCCTCCGCGGTGTCGTACCCGGCGAGCCTGGCGGGCTCACTGCCCGGCGTGATCGCCGTCGGCGCGAGCACCGACGTGGAAACCCGCGCGGCGTACAGCAACTACGGCCCGGAGCTCGACTTCGTGGCCCCGAGCGACGGCCCGAACTTCGGCGGCGTGTCCGGCATTGTCACCACCGACCGGCAGGGCACGAGCGGGTACAACACCGCCGCCGGGCTGACGGGGGACTACACCACCACGTTCGGCGGCACGTCGTCGGCGTCACCGCTGGCGGCCGGAATCGGTGCGCTGGTGCTGGCCGTGGACCCGACCCTGACCGCGGCGCAGGTACGGACCCTGATGCGGGCCACGACCGAGCTGATCGGCCCGAACGTGAACGCCGCCGGGTTCGCCGTCGGCTTCGGGTACGGGCGGGTGAACGCCAACGCGGCCGTGCGCGGCGTCGGCGTGGCCGAGGTGCAGGTGCTCGACGACCGCGCCGACGTGCCGGACGGCACCGGCTCTGTGAGCCTCGGCGGCGTGCCGGTCGGCGGGGTCGGGGCGACGCGAACGTTCCGCGTCCGCAACCAGGGCACGCTGCCGCTGACGCTCGGCGCGGTGAGCGTGACCGGCCCGTTCGAGGTGGTGAGCGGCCTCGGCAGCAGCACGCTCACGACCGGCCAGTACACCACGTTCACCCTCCGCTTCCTGCCGACCGCCAGCGGGGCCGCGACCGGCACCGTGACGTTCACCTCGAACGACCTGAACGAAGGCACGTTCGACTTCACCGTGTCCGGCACCGGGCTGACGCCGTCGCTGGCCGGGCGGGTGTACGAGGACTGGGCCGGGAACGGCACCGCCGACGCGAACGACCCGGGCGTCGCCGGCCGGCAGGTGTTCCTCGACCTGAACGGCAACGGCACCTACGACGCGACGCCGACCGCGGTCGTGTTCAACTCCGGGGCGGTGAACGTCGCCATTCCGGACGCCACCGGGGCGGTCGCCACCAGCACCCAGGCCGTGTCCGCCGCCGGGCTGGTGACGAAGGCGACGGTGCGGGTGAGCATCGCCCACACCTACGTCTCCGACCTGGCGATTGAGTTGGTCGGCCCGGGCGGGCAGTCGGTGATGCTGTTCAGCGGTCGGGGCGCGGCCGGCACCAACCTCACCAACACCGTGTTCGACGACGCTGCGGCCAACCCGATCGCCAGCGGCAGCTCCCCGTTCACCGCCACGTTCCGCCCCGAAGAGTCGCTGGCCGCGTTCATCGGGACCGCGGCCGGCGGCGCCTGGACGCTCCGCGTCCGCGACTCCGCCGCCGCCGACACCGGCACCATCTCCAACTGGACGCTCACCCTCACGGTCGCCGAGCCGACGCAGACGACGACCGCGGCCGGCACGTTCGCCTTCGCCGGGCTCCCGGCCGGGACGTACGCGGTGCGCACCGTCGTGCCGGGCGGGTGGACGGTCACCGGCCCGGCCGGCGGCAGCTACTCGCAGGCGCTGTCGGCCGGCGGGTCGGTCACCGGCCTGAACTTCGGCGCGGTGCGGCAAAACGCCGTGTACGGCCAGATGGCGAACGACCTGAACGGCAACGGCGTCCGCGACGCCGGCGAGCCCACGCTGGCCGGGTGGCGCGTGTTCGACGACCGCAACGGCAACGGCACCCTGGACGGCGGCGAGGTAAACGCCCTGACCGACGCCCTCGGCAACTACCTGCTGCCGGGGCTGGCCGCGGGGGCGACCACGATCCGGGTGGAGCGGCAGGCCGGCTACTTCACCACAATCGGCACCGCCGGGCTGCCGCTCACCATGGTCGCCGGTTCGACGTACCACGGCCGCGACTTCGGGGCCGTCTTCGACCCCGTGGTCCCGACCGCGGACATCATCGACGTGACGCCCGACCCGCGCACGTCGCCGGTGCCGTCGGTGGCGGTCGTGTTCAGCGAGGCCGTGACCGGGTTCGACCTGGCGGACCTGAGCCTGACCCGCGACGGCGGCGCGAACCTGCTGACCGCCGCGCAGACGCTGACGACGACCGACAACGTGACGTGGACGCTCGGCAACCTCGCCGGGCTGACGGCCGCCCCCGGGACGTACGTGCTGACGCTGACCGCGGCCGGCTCCGGCGTGGAGGACGCGGCGCAAAACGCGCTAGCGGCGAACGCCTCCGACAGCTGGGTGATGCTGATGGTGCCGGCGGCGTCGGTGTCGGACGTGACGGTGGGCGAGGCGGGCGGGCCGGTGGTGTTCACGGTGACGCTGTCGTACGCCTCGCCAGACACGGTGCTGGTGCCCTACTCGACCGCGGACGACACCGCGACGGTCGCCGACGGCGACTACACCGCGACATCGGGCACGCTGACGTTCCTGCCGAGCGAGACGACGAAAACGGTGAGCGTGCCGGTGACGAACGACATGTGGGACGAGCCGGACGAGACGTTCGTGCTCAACCTCGGCGAGCCGACGAACGCGGTCATCGGCGACGGCCAGGGCGTCGCCACCATCGCCGACGACGACCCGACGCCGGCGCTGTCGATCGGCGGCGTGACGCTCGCGGAGGGGACCGGCGGCACGACGGCGCTCGCGTTCACCGTCACCCTGTCGGCAGTGAGCGGGCGCAGCGTGACCGTGGGGTACGCCACCGCCGACGGCACCGCCACCGCCGCCGACGGCGACTACACCCTGGCGAGCGGCACCCTCACGTTCGCCCCCGGAGAGACGACCAAGACGGTCACCGTCCAGGTGACCGGGGACGCGCGGAACGAGACCGACGAGACGTTCGCCGTGAACCTGAGCGGCGCCACGAACGCCACCATCGGCACGGCCACCGGCACCGGCACGATCACCGACGACGACCCGCTGCCGACGCTGAGTGTCAACTCGGTGTCACACGCGGAGGGGGCCAGCGGCGGCACGGCGTTCGTGTTCACGGTGACGCTGTCGGCCGTCAGCGGTCGGACGGTGAGCGTGAGCTACGCGACCGCGAACGGCACCGCCACAACCGCCGACGGCGACTTCGTCGCGGCGGCCGGCACGCTCACGTTCGCTCCCGGCGAGACGAGCAAGACGGTCACCGTGGATGCGACCGGCGACCTGCGCAACGAGATCGACGAGACGTTCACCGTGAACCTGAGCGGCGCGACGAACGGGACGATCGGCGCGTCTAGCGGTACGGGCACCGTCTTGAACGACGACCCGGAACCGATCCTGAGTGTCGACTCGGTGTCGGCCGCGGAAGGCGGCGCGCTCGCGTTCACCGTGTCGCTGTCGGCAGTGAGCGGGCGCACCGTGACGGTGAACTACGCCACCGCGGACGGCAGCGCGACCGCCGGCAGCGACTACGCGGCGGCCTCGGGCACGCTCACGTTCGCCCCCGGCGAGACGAGCAAGACGGTCACCGTGTCCGCGACCAGCGACAACACCTTCGAGCCGGACGAGACGTTCACGCTGACGCTGAGCGGCGCCGCCAACGCCGGCGGCGCCGCCGGCACCGGCACCGGCACGATCGCCAACGACGACGCCATCCCGGCCGCGGCGCTGAGCACCGTCGCCGGTCCGGTCGCGGAGTCGGGCGACAGCGCCACGGTCGCGGTGACACTATCGAACCCATCGTACCTGCCGGTCACGGTGTCGTTCGTGCTCGGCGGCACCGCCACCGCCACCGACTTGGTGGCGCCGCCGGCGAGCGTCACAATCCCCGCCGGACAGTTGACCGCCAACGTCGTCGTCGTCGCCAGCACCGACACCGCCGACGAGCCGGACGAAACGGTGACGCTGACGATCGGAGGCGTCGTAAACGGCACCGCGGCCGGCGGCCCGGTCGTACTGACGATCGCCGACGACGACCTGCCCGTGGCTGCGCCCGCCGGCTTCGACCTATTCGAGGACGTGCCGTTCACCACGCCGGCGAGCCTGCTGGCGACGGCGAACGCGCAGCCGGGGTCGGTCGTGGAGTTGGTCGGCGCCGCGCCGGCCGGCGGCATGCTCAACCTGGCCCCGGCCGGGACGTTCACCTTCGCGCCGGCCGCGAACGCCAACGGCACCGTCGGCTTCAGCTACCGGGTGCGCAACCCGGCGGGCGAGGTGTCGGCCCCGGCGGCGGTCGCGCTCCGGGTCGCGGCGGTGAACGACCCGCCGGCGTTCACCCCCGGCCCGGACCAGGCCGACCCGCGCCGCGGCGGCCCGCAGGTCGTGCGCGGGTGGGCGACCGCCATCAGCGCCGGCCCGCCCGACGAGGCCAGCCAGCGGCTCACGTTCGAGGTGACCACCGACAACCCCGGCCTGTTCGCCGTCCAACCCGCGATCGACCCGGCGACCGGCACGCTCATGTACACGCCGGGCACCGGGTTCGGCACGGCCGTCGTCACGGTGCTGCTGCGCGACGACGCCGGTGGCGCCGACACCTCGCCGGCGCGCACGTTCACGATCAGCGTGCTGAAGTACCGCGACGACAACCTGCCGACGAACCAGGACGAGGTCGGGCGGATCGGCGTCGGCTCGGGGGACAGCGGTATCGTGGCGATGTTCCGCGGCGACGGCGCGGCGGCTGGCACGCTCACGCCGTTCACCGGAGCGTCGGCGCGCGTCGTCACCGCCGACGTGACCGGCGACGGCGTCGCCGACACGATTACCGCAACCGGCCCCGGGGTGCGCAGCCGGGTGGTGGTGATCGACGGCGCCACCGGGGCCGTGGCACGCACAATTCTGCCCTTCGAGGACACATTCACCGGCGGGCTGTTCGTGTCCGCGGCCGATGTGGACGGCGACGGCAAGGCCGAGATTGCCGTGTCGCCGGACACCGGCGGCGGCGGCCGCGTCACGGTGTTCGGCGCGGCCGGGGTGGTGGCCGACTTCTTCGGCATCGACGACCGGAACTTCCGCGGCGGCGCCCGGGTGACGTTCGGCGACGTGAACGGCGACGGCACCCCGGACTTGGTGGTCGTGGCCGGGTTCGGCGGCGGGCCGCGGACGGCGATCTACGACGGCGTGACGCTCCGCGGCGGCCCGTCGCGGCTGGTGAGCGACTTTTTCGCGTTCCCGGGGACGGACGCGGTA